In Fluviicola taffensis DSM 16823, the following are encoded in one genomic region:
- a CDS encoding ABC transporter permease: MRNSWIIALRELKERMSSRSFVLMAILGPLVVLTFTYLVFQFGGNEQQKWHVLVVDPANVMEQKIRAQEDPNIEYSFATNYVEIEQFAQDKRFAPFDAMVEINEKILSNKACFLFYREKPSFNMSINVRYQVERRLEEVLAKEFTKLSVSDFRKIKQPLNLAFRNVYDPKDETGDLSGWVGLFFGTVIFIFIFLFGMTILRSVSREKTNRVVEILLATVKPRSLMLGKILGIGLSAFIQVFLWILIIGFGLYFMRETVFVDIYDASNQIEGQMSDYNQFVELVFDRVNFGVMLFYFGLFFTFGYLFYGAFFAALGATSGSESDGQQFLIPLILILCFALYAGYFALENPDSNWTTFLLYFPFTAPVVAMVKLSIGFVEGNSYQLFVSMIMLLLSAVGVIAIAARLFKNGLLQFGHTLRFRDLIRWLKTK, from the coding sequence ATGAGAAATAGTTGGATAATTGCTCTACGAGAATTGAAGGAACGAATGAGTAGTCGCTCGTTTGTTTTGATGGCGATCTTAGGTCCATTGGTTGTTCTTACGTTTACCTATTTGGTTTTTCAGTTTGGAGGAAATGAACAGCAAAAATGGCATGTTCTGGTTGTTGATCCAGCAAATGTAATGGAACAAAAAATACGTGCTCAAGAAGACCCGAATATTGAATATTCTTTCGCAACTAATTATGTTGAAATAGAACAGTTTGCTCAAGATAAACGATTTGCTCCTTTTGATGCAATGGTGGAGATAAATGAAAAAATTCTTTCTAATAAAGCGTGTTTTTTATTTTATCGCGAAAAGCCATCCTTCAATATGTCAATCAATGTGAGGTATCAAGTGGAAAGACGTTTGGAAGAAGTATTAGCGAAAGAATTTACTAAATTATCTGTAAGTGATTTCCGGAAAATAAAACAACCACTTAATTTAGCTTTTCGTAATGTTTACGATCCTAAAGATGAGACTGGAGATTTGTCAGGATGGGTTGGTTTATTTTTTGGGACTGTTATCTTCATCTTCATTTTCTTATTCGGAATGACCATTCTGAGATCCGTATCTCGTGAGAAAACCAATCGAGTGGTTGAGATTTTATTGGCAACAGTGAAGCCTCGTTCATTAATGCTGGGGAAAATACTCGGAATCGGATTGAGTGCATTTATCCAAGTATTCTTGTGGATTCTCATCATTGGTTTTGGATTGTATTTTATGAGAGAAACTGTTTTTGTAGATATTTATGATGCTTCAAATCAAATTGAAGGTCAAATGAGTGATTACAATCAGTTTGTAGAACTGGTTTTTGACCGCGTAAATTTTGGAGTGATGTTGTTCTATTTTGGACTGTTTTTCACGTTTGGTTATTTGTTCTATGGTGCTTTTTTTGCTGCACTTGGAGCAACTTCCGGTTCAGAATCAGACGGACAACAATTTTTAATTCCATTGATTCTTATCTTGTGTTTCGCATTGTATGCAGGATACTTTGCATTGGAAAATCCAGATAGTAATTGGACCACTTTCTTGCTTTATTTTCCCTTCACGGCACCTGTTGTTGCGATGGTGAAACTTTCCATAGGTTTTGTAGAAGGAAATAGTTATCAGTTATTTGTCTCGATGATTATGTTGCTTTTAAGTGCGGTTGGAGTTATTG
- a CDS encoding ABC transporter ATP-binding protein produces MLEIQELTKRYQRKAAIDQISFSLKKGEIFGLLGPNGAGKTTLIRIINKIIDQDSGTIRFNGDLLQQKHLANIGYLPEERGLYKQMTVEAHAHFLGALRGMSKSDINISLDYWLKKFDCIDWRKKRIQELSKGMAQKVQFIFSILHEPDLLILDEPFSGFDPVNVELIKKELQEMKLKGKTILISTHNMKSVEEICDRVVLIHQSKKVLEGRVSEIQEMQKNGEYAVKFRGNMIAFVNALWTGFELIDKEILGDDRFIARVKMRGENSFEDLLKTLIGQVKIEAAWEVLPSMNEVFISTVTTESNEK; encoded by the coding sequence ATGTTAGAAATTCAAGAGCTTACAAAACGCTATCAGCGAAAAGCAGCAATAGATCAAATCTCATTTAGTCTAAAAAAAGGCGAGATATTTGGATTACTTGGACCAAATGGTGCAGGAAAAACAACGTTGATTCGAATCATTAATAAAATTATTGATCAAGATTCAGGTACGATTAGATTCAACGGTGATTTACTTCAGCAAAAACATTTGGCTAATATTGGATATTTACCTGAAGAAAGAGGTTTATATAAGCAAATGACTGTTGAAGCACATGCTCATTTCTTGGGTGCTTTGCGGGGAATGAGTAAAAGTGATATCAATATTTCATTGGATTATTGGCTGAAAAAATTCGATTGTATAGATTGGAGAAAGAAGCGTATTCAAGAGCTATCAAAAGGAATGGCACAAAAAGTACAGTTTATTTTCTCGATTTTACATGAGCCAGATTTACTCATTTTAGATGAACCATTTTCAGGATTTGATCCAGTAAATGTGGAGTTGATAAAAAAAGAGCTTCAGGAAATGAAGTTGAAAGGAAAGACCATTTTGATTTCGACACACAACATGAAAAGTGTGGAAGAAATTTGTGACCGAGTAGTTCTAATTCACCAATCAAAAAAAGTATTAGAAGGAAGAGTCTCGGAAATCCAAGAAATGCAAAAAAATGGCGAATATGCGGTTAAGTTCCGAGGAAATATGATTGCTTTTGTAAACGCACTTTGGACTGGATTCGAGTTGATTGATAAAGAAATTTTAGGGGATGATCGATTCATTGCTCGGGTGAAAATGAGAGGAGAAAACTCGTTTGAAGATTTATTAAAAACCTTAATCGGACAAGTGAAGATAGAAGCTGCTTGGGAAGTTTTACCAAGTATGAATGAAGTATTTATTTCAACTGTAACAACTGAAAGTAATGAGAAATAG
- a CDS encoding CPBP family intramembrane glutamic endopeptidase — protein MRRFTSPLEPSIGIRHYILALVVIVFGLYVLSSVFMSLIIVSQTPSLHAVKSTSEGISDLFSKNGYLSLNMIPFFVGLFSIAFAAKVIFKRPFKTFLTARSRFDIRRFFFSFGLWSILMIVSFFITFIDFNHDLIWNFKPEKFYILLILAIILVPIQTGFEEVFFRGFLIQLFGKATQKGIYLILITGLLFGAMHSMNPEIDKLGPFAMGYYIISGFFASLITVMDDGLELSWGFHLANNLFGIIIVTNEWQVIQTDALFMDVSSPVLGWDMVVTLFLFYPLMILVFSLVFRWKNWKKTLF, from the coding sequence ATGAGAAGATTTACCAGTCCACTCGAGCCTTCTATTGGCATCAGACACTATATTTTAGCACTTGTAGTTATTGTGTTTGGGCTTTACGTACTTAGTTCTGTTTTCATGAGTCTGATTATTGTCAGTCAAACACCAAGTTTACATGCTGTAAAAAGTACATCAGAAGGAATTAGTGACCTTTTTTCAAAAAACGGGTATCTGTCATTGAATATGATTCCTTTTTTTGTTGGTCTTTTTTCCATTGCATTTGCAGCAAAGGTTATTTTCAAAAGACCTTTCAAGACCTTTCTAACAGCTCGGTCTCGATTTGATATTCGACGATTTTTTTTCTCTTTTGGTTTGTGGTCTATCTTAATGATCGTTTCTTTTTTCATCACTTTTATTGATTTCAATCACGATTTGATATGGAATTTTAAACCTGAAAAATTCTATATATTACTAATTTTAGCAATCATTTTGGTTCCTATTCAAACTGGATTTGAGGAAGTGTTTTTTAGAGGGTTTTTAATACAACTTTTTGGAAAGGCTACTCAAAAAGGGATTTATTTAATTTTGATTACGGGACTTCTTTTTGGAGCGATGCATTCAATGAATCCTGAGATTGATAAGTTGGGTCCATTTGCAATGGGGTATTATATTATTTCTGGTTTTTTCGCATCTTTAATAACTGTTATGGATGATGGGCTAGAGCTTTCTTGGGGATTTCATTTGGCAAATAATCTTTTTGGGATAATTATTGTCACCAACGAGTGGCAGGTAATTCAAACTGATGCTTTATTTATGGATGTTTCGTCTCCTGTTCTTGGTTGGGATATGGTTGTAACCCTATTCTTGTTTTATCCGTTAATGATTTTAGTTTTTTCCTTGGTGTTTCGTTGGAAAAATTGGAAAAAGACACTTTTTTAA
- the dnaJ gene encoding molecular chaperone DnaJ, which translates to MDKRDYYEVLGISKGASEAEIKKAYRKMALKYHPDKNPGDSEAEDKFKEAAEAYEILSDANKKARYDQYGHAGLGGNAGGFGGGMNMDDIFNQFGDVFGGAFGGGGSFGGSRGGGQRVVRGTNLRVKMKLTLEEVAEGVTKKIKVNKLVNADGVTYKTCATCNGSGRITRVAQTFLGAMQTQSTCNVCQGAGKMIDQKPADADNQGLKRQEEVIEIDIPAGVEEGMQLSVTGKGNAGPFNGIPGDLIVVIEEQAHEELRRDGEHLHYEAFVNFVDAVLGESIEIPTVSGKAKIKVEPGTQSGKMLRLKGKGLPILQGYGHGDLFVHINVWTPKKVSKEEKEMLEKLKKSENFKPSPGQNEKGFFQRMKDMFQ; encoded by the coding sequence ATGGATAAAAGAGATTATTACGAAGTTCTTGGTATTTCAAAAGGTGCGTCGGAGGCTGAGATTAAGAAAGCTTACCGCAAAATGGCATTGAAATATCACCCAGATAAAAATCCAGGTGATTCCGAGGCGGAGGATAAATTTAAAGAAGCTGCAGAAGCATATGAAATCCTTTCAGATGCCAATAAAAAAGCACGATATGATCAATATGGTCATGCCGGTTTAGGTGGAAACGCTGGCGGATTCGGTGGCGGAATGAACATGGATGACATCTTTAACCAATTTGGAGATGTTTTCGGAGGTGCTTTTGGCGGAGGCGGAAGTTTTGGTGGTTCACGAGGTGGAGGACAACGTGTTGTGCGTGGAACGAACTTGCGTGTTAAGATGAAATTGACTTTGGAAGAGGTAGCTGAAGGCGTCACGAAAAAAATCAAAGTCAATAAACTGGTAAATGCAGATGGTGTAACCTACAAGACTTGTGCTACATGTAACGGATCTGGTCGAATTACCCGAGTTGCTCAAACGTTTTTAGGAGCAATGCAAACGCAATCTACCTGTAATGTGTGTCAGGGAGCTGGAAAAATGATTGATCAGAAACCAGCTGATGCAGATAACCAAGGATTGAAAAGACAAGAAGAAGTTATTGAAATCGATATTCCGGCGGGAGTTGAAGAAGGAATGCAATTGAGTGTTACGGGAAAAGGGAATGCTGGCCCATTCAATGGAATTCCGGGGGATTTAATCGTTGTAATTGAAGAACAAGCTCACGAAGAATTACGAAGAGATGGCGAACATTTACATTACGAAGCATTCGTAAACTTTGTGGATGCCGTTTTAGGTGAATCTATTGAAATTCCAACAGTTTCAGGTAAAGCGAAAATAAAAGTGGAGCCTGGAACTCAAAGCGGAAAAATGTTGCGCTTGAAAGGAAAAGGGTTACCTATTCTTCAAGGTTACGGACATGGAGATTTGTTTGTTCATATCAATGTTTGGACGCCAAAGAAAGTAAGTAAAGAAGAAAAAGAAATGCTTGAAAAATTAAAGAAAAGCGAAAACTTTAAGCCAAGTCCTGGACAAAACGAGAAAGGATTTTTTCAACGCATGAAAGATATGTTTCAATAA
- a CDS encoding nucleotide exchange factor GrpE produces MAEEVVQNEEFNQDANTQNQGNQEEVVNEEVENADNSAGNAGATSTEDQIAALNDKYLRLYSEFDNYRKRTNKEKIELISTASAGVLKDMLSVMDDFERAIANNENSEDISGVKDGFKLIHHKLRNLLEGKGLKQMEAKHQAFDSDLHEAIANVPAPSEDLKGKIVDDVEKGYYLNDKVIRFAKVVVGQ; encoded by the coding sequence ATGGCAGAAGAAGTAGTTCAAAACGAAGAGTTTAACCAAGATGCGAATACGCAAAATCAAGGTAATCAAGAAGAAGTGGTGAACGAAGAGGTTGAAAACGCTGACAATTCGGCAGGAAATGCTGGTGCAACTTCAACTGAAGATCAAATTGCAGCTTTGAATGACAAATATTTGCGTTTGTATTCGGAGTTTGATAATTACAGAAAACGTACAAACAAAGAGAAAATAGAATTGATTTCAACGGCAAGTGCTGGTGTATTGAAAGATATGTTGTCTGTAATGGATGATTTTGAGCGTGCAATTGCAAACAACGAAAATTCAGAGGATATTTCAGGAGTAAAGGATGGATTCAAATTGATTCATCACAAACTTCGCAACTTGTTGGAAGGGAAAGGACTGAAACAAATGGAAGCAAAGCATCAAGCTTTTGATTCTGATTTGCATGAAGCTATTGCTAATGTTCCAGCTCCTTCTGAAGACTTGAAAGGGAAAATCGTTGATGACGTTGAAAAAGGATATTACCTGAATGATAAAGTAATTCGTTTTGCAAAAGTTGTTGTAGGACAGTAA
- a CDS encoding DUF2490 domain-containing protein, translating to MMKLPIISLLFLLFFDHSFAQLTPPGLGSNSKMNGWFAIGLDQKLDSVGKFSSITYFGLAGESTVDNTNVFEHLGIFVINEEVKFKFKPTWSVSLAASYRHQNEFNKIPPYLATEDRFKHEFRIYSRITKTWKKKWIPSIAFRQEYRKFYNPQFRAWKVSSAFRSRLKFQSEFDLIPSKRLTALIGCEFLFSTEFQEDTQSWRHFEYGETRFSALVSYHSKNKKITYSLGYMNDLLHVSAGEKSVHYISTSIIFKNLF from the coding sequence ATGATGAAGCTGCCAATAATATCTCTTCTTTTCCTATTGTTTTTCGACCATTCTTTTGCACAATTAACCCCTCCAGGTTTGGGAAGTAATTCGAAAATGAATGGGTGGTTCGCCATTGGTTTAGATCAAAAATTGGATTCTGTTGGAAAATTTAGCTCCATCACTTATTTTGGACTTGCAGGAGAAAGTACTGTTGATAATACCAATGTTTTTGAACATTTGGGGATTTTTGTTATCAATGAAGAAGTGAAATTTAAATTCAAACCAACTTGGAGCGTTTCTTTGGCTGCAAGCTATCGTCATCAAAATGAATTCAATAAAATACCACCATATTTAGCTACTGAAGATCGATTCAAACACGAGTTTAGAATCTATTCGAGAATTACCAAAACATGGAAGAAAAAGTGGATTCCTTCTATCGCTTTCAGACAAGAATATCGTAAATTCTATAATCCTCAATTTCGAGCGTGGAAAGTCTCATCAGCTTTTAGATCTCGGTTGAAATTTCAAAGTGAATTTGACCTAATTCCTTCCAAAAGGCTTACTGCGCTTATAGGGTGTGAGTTTTTGTTTTCAACCGAATTTCAAGAAGATACCCAGTCATGGAGGCATTTTGAATATGGTGAAACGCGATTTTCTGCGCTTGTTTCTTACCACTCAAAAAATAAAAAAATTACTTATAGTTTAGGATACATGAACGATCTGTTACATGTTTCAGCAGGAGAAAAATCCGTTCATTACATTTCTACGAGTATTATTTTTAAAAACCTCTTTTGA
- a CDS encoding PepSY-like domain-containing protein translates to MKSLKCIVLAFLPLSFISCASTIAQQEIPSVVINAVMTKYPNAKDLEWEVKNGIYEAEFDLDKNDYEVWVNTQGTILKVEEEIRNDQIPAVILAKVKAEFKDYKLDDSKRIEIGKSIYYEIEIDGALGDQKVVYSEKGEKQDPFVLTKIGK, encoded by the coding sequence ACTGTCATTTATCTCATGTGCTAGCACAATTGCTCAGCAAGAAATCCCATCAGTTGTTATCAACGCAGTGATGACAAAATATCCGAATGCAAAAGATTTGGAATGGGAAGTGAAAAACGGAATCTATGAAGCTGAATTTGATTTAGATAAGAATGATTATGAAGTTTGGGTGAATACGCAAGGAACGATTTTGAAAGTAGAGGAAGAAATCAGGAATGATCAAATTCCTGCGGTTATTTTGGCAAAAGTGAAAGCTGAGTTTAAAGACTACAAATTGGACGATTCAAAACGAATTGAGATTGGCAAAAGTATCTATTATGAAATTGAAATCGACGGTGCTTTGGGAGATCAAAAAGTGGTTTATTCTGAAAAGGGTGAGAAACAAGATCCATTTGTATTGACAAAAATAGGGAAGTAG